Genomic segment of Rhodocaloribacter litoris:
GCTTGCCATGGCCGGTACGATAGGTCACCTGTTGATCCTGACGGCGCTCGTTGCCTGTGCCCTTGCCGGGCTCGCCTTCCTGCAGGCCAACCGCTCCGCCGGCAGCCCGACCGAATGGCAACGCATCGGGCGGGGCGCCTGGATGGTGATGCTCCTCGCGGTGACGGCCGCGTTCGGGCTGCTGATCTACCTGAACGTCACCCACCAGTTCCAGTACGCCTACGTGCACCAGCACACCTCGCGGGGGCTGCCGTTGAAATACCTGGTCTCGGCTTCGTGGGCCGGCCAGGAAGGGTCTTTCCTGCTCTGGATCGTCCTGAACGCCCTGGTCGGAGCCGCCCTGATCCGGTGGGCGGACCGGGACTACGAAGCCCCGGTGATGACGGTCGTTGCGTTCTGCCAGGTCTTCCTGATCTCGATGATCGCCGGGCTCAGGATCGGCGCCGTCTCGATCGGCTCCTCTCCCTTCCTCACGCTGGCCGAAAAGTTCCCCGATGCGCCGATGCTCCAGGCGGGCCTCGTCCCCAGCGACGGGCAGGGGCTGAACGACCTCCTGCAAAACTACTGGATGGCGATCCATCCCCCGACGCTCTTCGTCGGCTTCGCCTCGATGATCGTCCCGTTTGCCTTCGCGGTGGCCGCGCTGTGGAAGCGGCGCTACACCGAGTGGGTCCGCCCGGCCCTGCCCTGGACCCTTTTCGCCGTGATGGCGCTCGGGGTCGGCATCGCGATGGGGGGCTACTGGGCCTATGAGACGCTCTCCTTCGGCGGCTACTGGGCCTGGGATCCGGTCGAGAACTCGTCGCTGGTACCGTGGCTCATCGGCGTGGCCGCCGTGCACACGATGATCATCCAGAAGAAAAGCGGGATCAGCCAGAAGGCATCGCTCTTCCTGAGCATCCTCGCCTACATGCTCGTCATCTACTCGACCTTCCTGACGCGGAGCGGCATCCTGGGCGACATCTCGGTCCATTCGTTCGTCGACCTGGGGCTCTACAACCAGCTCCTGCTCTGGATTCTGGCGATGGGGGTGGTCGGCTTCGGCCTGCTCGCCTACCGCTACCGGGAGCTGCCCCGCCCCCGGCAGGAGCCGGCCCTGCTCTCGCGCGAGTTCATGATCTTCTGCGGGGCGATGCTGCTCTGTGCGGTGGGTGCCGTCGTGCTCCTGGGCACGAGCACCCCCATCATCGGCCGCCTCTTCCGGGACAACCCGTCGACCGTGCCGCTGGCGTTCTACAACAAATGGACGCTGCCGCTCTCGATCCTGTTCGTGTTCCTGGCCGGGCTCGGGCAGCTTTTCTGGTGGCACAAGATGAGCGTGGAAAACGTCAACCGGGTGCTGCTGAAGCCGGTCGTGCTGTCGGTGGTGAGCACCGTCGCCGTGCTCGTGTTCACGCCGTTCGTGGAGCGGACGGCCGTCGAGGCCCCGGCGCCGGGAGGCGCCATGACCCAGGCCGGCCTCACGGGTTCGCTCGGCACGTTCTGGGCCAGCTACGGCACGGGGCTGTTGCTGTTGCTCCTTGTCTTTGTGGCCTTCTTTGCCCTCTACGGCAACGGGCTGGTGCTCTGGCGCATCGCGCGGGGCAACCCGCGCCTGGCCGGCGGCGCCTTCGCCCACGTCGGCCTGGCCGTCATGGTGCTTGGCATCGTGGCCTCCAGCGGGTTCAGCCGGGGCCTGGGCGTCGACCCGAACGGCATGGGACGCAAGAACTTCGTCGTCGAGCACGGGCAGACTGTGGCCGTCGACGGCTACCGCTTCACCTACCGGGGCACCGAGACGAACGCCGAGGGCCGCCCGGCCTACGTGCTCGACGTGGTGGACCCGCAGGGCCGGCGCTTCACCGTCCGGCCGGTGGTCTACAAGAGCAACAAGGAACAGTGGATCCAGCATCCGGACGTCCGCCTGGGAGCGTGGCAGGACCTGTTCGTGGCCGTCTCGCCGAGCCTCATGTTCGAGACGCAGCAGGCCCCGAACACGCTGACCCTCTCCCGCGGCGAAACGGCCCGCCTGGATGACGGCCGCCTCACCCTCCGCTTCGTCGACTTCGACCTGAACGCCGGACGGGCCTACCTGAACGATACGACGGCCATCGCCGTAGGGGCCACGCTCGAGATCACCGAGGCGGACGGCCGGATCCACACCCTCACGCCCGTCTACCTGGTTGCCCGGGACGGCGCCGTACGCCTGGTGCCCGCCCGCCTCGACGACGGGCGGCTGGAGGTCGCCTTCACCGGGATGGACGTGAGCACCGAGGCGATCACCCTCGCCGTCGAGGGAGCCACCGTCGCCCCCGAAGACTGGCTGGTGGTACAGGCCTACGAGAAGCCGTTCATCAACCTGGTATGGATGGGTATCCTCCTGCTCACCTTCGGCTTCGGCCTGTCTGCATACCGGCGGGCACAGGACCATCGCGCCCGCCGCCGGGAAACCGCCTAGCGCACCTCCTACGGCGGCTTTTTCTTCCGGCTGCGGGTATTTTCTGCCCCGCAGCGAAGCCCGGCAACCGGCACCCCGCCCCGAAACGGGACGCGCTCCGTGTCCGGAATCGGTTTTTTCAGGCGTTCGGGGGCCGCCCGATGCACCATTGGCCCGCCGCTTGCTTCACCGAGCCTGATTCGACCCGAACACCCCTGTGACTGGGCCGTCTCCGGCCAACGTGTTCACCCATGGTACAACGGGATACACCGGAACCCCCGGCGACTTTCTCCTCCCCCACCCGGCACACCGCGCGTCCGTCGCCTGCCGAAGCCCCTTCCCGCCCGGCGACCGGCACCACGGACCTCCGGCTGCACCTGATGCAGCAGATCGCGCGTGCCATCACCGCCAACCGCTCCCCCGGCGAGATCGTCCGGCTGGCCGTGGACCTGATTGCCCGGCACCTCCCCGACTGCCGCGTCGCTTTTTCCACCCTCGACGAAGCCGGTCGCCTGCACGTCGAATACGACCGGGCACCGGACCGGATGCCTTCGCTGGCCGGGTGCGAGCTCGACCTGACGACCGCGCCCCGTTTCCTCCAGGCCCTTCGCCAGGACGAGCCGATATGCCTTGCCGACGTGGAGAAGGACGAACGCCTGGCCCCCCTGACCGGCCCGATCACCGCGCTGAAAACCCGCGCGGCGATCTATGCACCGCTGCACCACGGCGGCGATCCGGTCGGCCTGTTGTGCATCGGAACGGACACGCCCCGCGCCTGGCCGGACGACACCGTCGCGTTGTTCCGGGAGGCCGCGTCGTTCCTGGCACTGGCCCTTCACGATGCCCGCATGCGGGCCCACCGGGCCGAAACCGAAGCGGCGCTCCGCGAGAGCGAGGCCCGCTTCCGCACCCTCGTCGAAGCCTCTTTCGAGGGCATCGCCGTCAACGTGGACGGGGTCATCGTAG
This window contains:
- a CDS encoding heme lyase CcmF/NrfE family subunit yields the protein MAGTIGHLLILTALVACALAGLAFLQANRSAGSPTEWQRIGRGAWMVMLLAVTAAFGLLIYLNVTHQFQYAYVHQHTSRGLPLKYLVSASWAGQEGSFLLWIVLNALVGAALIRWADRDYEAPVMTVVAFCQVFLISMIAGLRIGAVSIGSSPFLTLAEKFPDAPMLQAGLVPSDGQGLNDLLQNYWMAIHPPTLFVGFASMIVPFAFAVAALWKRRYTEWVRPALPWTLFAVMALGVGIAMGGYWAYETLSFGGYWAWDPVENSSLVPWLIGVAAVHTMIIQKKSGISQKASLFLSILAYMLVIYSTFLTRSGILGDISVHSFVDLGLYNQLLLWILAMGVVGFGLLAYRYRELPRPRQEPALLSREFMIFCGAMLLCAVGAVVLLGTSTPIIGRLFRDNPSTVPLAFYNKWTLPLSILFVFLAGLGQLFWWHKMSVENVNRVLLKPVVLSVVSTVAVLVFTPFVERTAVEAPAPGGAMTQAGLTGSLGTFWASYGTGLLLLLLVFVAFFALYGNGLVLWRIARGNPRLAGGAFAHVGLAVMVLGIVASSGFSRGLGVDPNGMGRKNFVVEHGQTVAVDGYRFTYRGTETNAEGRPAYVLDVVDPQGRRFTVRPVVYKSNKEQWIQHPDVRLGAWQDLFVAVSPSLMFETQQAPNTLTLSRGETARLDDGRLTLRFVDFDLNAGRAYLNDTTAIAVGATLEITEADGRIHTLTPVYLVARDGAVRLVPARLDDGRLEVAFTGMDVSTEAITLAVEGATVAPEDWLVVQAYEKPFINLVWMGILLLTFGFGLSAYRRAQDHRARRRETA